The genomic DNA CACTTCACCAATTCCATCGTTGATCCTGAAGCACTTGCAATATAAATTTCGCATCATTTTGAATTTTATAGGAATCTTGAAGATCTAGAAAACCCTTCAAGGACTATCCGAGAGTGATTCCCAGTTTTGatgccttcttttttttatggcaGTTATGAGGCAGGGCGTCATCTAACAAGTTCGAGCCCTGGGTAGTAGGTACACCTTTACAGAGGTAGGGCAAAGTGGTAGATTTACCTAACTGAGATCGAACGTGTTAACTAAACGATGCCATGGTACTCGTGACCATTGATGCCTTCAATCTAGATCCTCGTCATCATCAAATCACTGATATTTCACCTCCTGACTAACATTACCATCTCCCCACATCGCGCCCGGGTTTTCTTGTCTGCCTTCAGAGCACACTAATGGACATCCCCAGCTCCAAGATCTTATTCCAACAAAATTCGAAATGATTCGAAGCTGTTTTTGAACTGCACAAGGACGTTCCCAATATCCATCACTACCAGTCCATCTCGTTCGCACGAGGCGTATCCTCAACTTCAGTCTTCAGTTCAATTCACTcggctttttcttcttctttaagcACCTCCCTTTACGCTCTGTACGTTCCAATTTCGCCCATGTGCAGGCTATCATCGCGGGTGTCCATCTGGGCGTCTCGGTGTTTGTCGGCCCGATGGACGGATTGAGCGCCGGCGTCTCGGTCACGGCTCTTCTCCCGACCCGACGCCCTGTCTTTCTCGCGGGGAAAATGATGATGCTGATGTGTCACGTGGCCGTTTACGGGCAGAGTGGGGTAAGAGGACTGGTGGTGTCTAGAGGGTAGAGGCGGGGGTCCGTGATGGTGTCCTGATACCCCGTTTTGCAGATTCGACTGGTGGCCCTCGTTGTCCCGGGAGGGCTGAGGGGTTCGGCGCAAGGAATGGTTCGCATAGTGTAGTCTGACGCCGGTGGAAGAGCAATTATCGCCCGCGATGCTCAGCGGCGTGGAGCCGTCCTCCATACGGTGCCCGGAGGTGCCGGTATTGGGCAGCGTTCCCGGACGGCGCATCTGTCGCGCCGTCTCCCCGTCGATGTAGGTGAAGCCTTCGGCCAGAGTGGTGCTGCCATGGGGCAAAAACCATACGCCGCCGGTTCCTGGGCTCGCTGCCCGAAGTTCTAGCTACAGTTCCGTCACCGGAATCGGTTTGATGTTCGCCGATATCTGCGagtgctgctgctgttgctgttgctgctgttgcagcTGCTGCTGTTGaagatgatggtgatgatgatgagaTGGCAGCTGCTGGGATTGCGCCtggtggtgatgatgatgatggggATGGGCGGACCTGACAATGTACTCGTCGTCGGAGAAAGTCTTCTGGTATTCATGCTCCTTCCGGGATATTGCCCGGTTATTCCACTTGTAGTCCTTCAAGGCATCTCTGACCCGTCTGCGACACCTGTAGTAGAGGATTAAAGCTAGTCCGGTGAGTAGGGCTAACCCAGCTGCACATAGGGTGGCCAGTAGGGCCTGCTTTCTGGGGTCTGAGAAGGCGCAGCCTAGTTCATCATGAGTCATGCCCTTGAGGGGTTTGCCCTTGGATTCTGGAGGCTCCGCGCATATCACTGGGCTGGAATTCCTTGGAACTAGTACGTCAGCTAACCAGTGTAGACTGCAGTCACAGACTAATGGATTTTCGCTCAGGTCCAATCGGCGTAGCTCGTTCCAGGCCACCAGGGACTCGGAGAACCCGGTGAATGCATTGTCCCTGAGCATCAGGTGTCTCAGGTTCGGCAAACCAGCCAGGGAACCATCTTCCATAGTAGCTAACCTCTTGTTACTGTTCAGTACTAGGGTCTCCAAGTTAGCGTTGTCCGAGAAAGTTCCCCGTTCTACGATTGTTAGCAATTTAGCTGCTGATATGTCCAGTTTCTTCAGCTTGGAGAGGCCTTGAAAGGCACCTGACCTGAGGGTCGTAAAGAAGTTCTGACCTAGAGTCAGTTCTTCGAGACGAGGTAACACTGCTAACTGCTTAGTTGGCACCTCCCTAAGCTTATTTCCATCCAGTTCCAGAGTCCTCAGAGCGTTCAGACCCCGAAAAGCGTTGTCACCGATATCGTCCAACCCTGCCCCCGTTATGTCCAGCACAGTCAACTGCTCCAACCCCTTGAAGGCGTCATCAGGAAGGGATGAAAAGGCGTTCCAGCCGATGTGCAGCTCGGCCAGGGAGTTCAGTGGCGCCAGAGCTGGGGAAGGGATGGTCCTCAGCTGATTATCGTCAAGGTGCAGCACCCTAAGGGTGCCCAACTTCTGAAACGCCCCAGGCTCCACTTTGGATATCCGATTCTTTCCCAGATCCAGTTCCTCCAGCTTCGACAACGAAGCAAACAGACCATTTTTCAGGCTCTCTAGATAGTTGTCCCTTAAATTCAACACTGTCAGCGACCTCAGACCTTGAAAAGTCTTCTCGGTTAGCGCAGAGATCTTGTTATGCCTTAGATGAAGTTCTACCAGCTGCTTCTGGGCATCGAAGCTTCCGTTTGGGATGGTGAACAGGTGGTTACTGGACAGATCCACATTTTTTAGATCCCCATAGAATTGGAAAGCTGCCGCGTCTACTATCTTTATCCGGTTCTCTTTCAGCACTATTCGCTGGATGCTGGGATTCAGCGCTATGGGAATGACGTCCAGATTCGCGCCTATGCAGGACACCATCAAGTTATCGTCGTCGCAAATGCAGCCGTTAGGGCAAATCGCTGCGCCGCCCAGAGCGAACAGACCACCCAGGACCAGCAGCTGGAGCAGGGTCTGGAAACAACGAAGAAAATATTGGTTAGAAAGGTACTCTGCGTTTATCGTGTTAACGATAGGTTTAGCGGCAAGTATAAATTATTCTTCACGGACAGTGACGCGAAGAGCAATTAGTATGCATGGAGAACTTCTGATGGAAGATGATAGCCacctttttcaaattattttgcatattaattttaagattattaaattgatCGCAAGCGTGATTGCAACGTGTCAGGTTGTGTTAAAGGTAAAAACAGCCAGGTCATTATACAGTGGCGATAGGGAAGTTGCTGTGAGGTCACCAGCACGCTTGACCCCATTACTCATTTCCCATTTCAGCCGTATCACGAGATTCAACCGCTATTTAATGATTCGAGATCCTTGAATGTGCTTTGATATTATTCATCCGAGCATTTCTGCATATTTGCTAGCAGCACGCACCACAGTTCTATTTCGCGTGCAAATCTATAGCCTGTTTCAAAAGAAATGCGATCGTTGGAATGACGGAGGTTTCAGACGATCGTCAgacaattgaaaaaattttaacattACAGAACAAAAtgtatttaacaaattttctgtGCATTAAGAGGAAAAAAATGTGAAAAGGAATATAATTACTCCTTTGTTCCTAGATGATGTAATTGTATGTTTTCTTTTGGTTTGAATTTCAAAACAGTGTGTATGGTTTTTCTTccaattaaaattgaagaagGGTAATTGAATTTCATGGGGTTTCACTTGATATAGCgaacttaattaattttcttagtaACGGGTTTGTAAGATGCAACGTAAGAGGCTGGTTTTTATTATTGCATAATTCATTGTCAATTTATTTTGATGCAATTGTTTAGGAGAATtctaataatgaataataattatcctCTTTCGACGATAAAAATCCTTCGTGCAagtaaattgtaaattgaaagCATGATTTCAGATTAACATAAGATAATTTAACCAAACACGATGAAATAACGTTCGCCGTTGTTTCCGTGACCGAAACAATACCGCCATTAGCATCTCAACGCCGTCGTAATTATATGCTCGTGAGCTCACGCGACATCGAATAACCAGACTGTTATCTACAGCCTAAATGCTATTAGAATCTGTTTTTATAGAAAGTCCTCAGCCTATTTCAGATTCATTTGAACTTTTTTATTGACCTTGTTTCTTTGGGGTCGTTCTTTATGGCTGTCGTTGTGATTGATTAACACGTTGTTCACGTGGTTAATGATACATGTTGATAACATTAACAACCTCTTCGGCAATGCAGTATTCGTCGTGAATAGTATTTTCATCAGATTTTCAACTTTAATTTGATGTTTAAAAATGATGATTACCAATGATATTTTGCGATAcatttctgtcatgaaatttgGAGAGCAGTATGAGAGAAGCAATGTATCTTCATAAAAATTGCAATGTACtctcatgaaaaaaaaaaactgatttAATTTTAACTCCTTAAATTAAAGTTTCTCATAGGATTTcgtaattgttaaaattttgtgACACTGCAAGTCCGAAACAGGCGTTAGATCACTAGATAAAGGTGGAAGGGTGGGGAGCTGGGGTTGGGGATGAAAGAGAAACTGTGAGAAGGGTATGCAACACCTTTGTGCATAGTGGATGTTCATTTACAGCGGCGGCTAGGCAAATCTGCCACACGTATCGCGGCCGCGCTAATGGACAAAAGGGTAATTT from Osmia lignaria lignaria isolate PbOS001 chromosome 15, iyOsmLign1, whole genome shotgun sequence includes the following:
- the LOC143306124 gene encoding uncharacterized protein LOC143306124, whose protein sequence is MRRPGTLPNTGTSGHRMEDGSTPLSIAGDNCSSTGVRLHYANHSLRRTPQPSRDNEGHQSNLQNGVSGHHHGPPPLPSRHHQSSYPTLPVNGHVTHQHHHFPREKDRASGREKSRDRDAGAQSVHRADKHRDAQMDTRDDSLHMGEIGTYRA
- the LOC117608376 gene encoding uncharacterized protein LOC117608376 isoform X2; amino-acid sequence: MGDVYRVVSDLLVEDTPADRRKIDLTTPLVTMPASSRINREATGMKGFLGVCRERTLSDDRMHHRSSSLQLQVLSDEIMHYGVKRTLRSSSFQTLLQLLVLGGLFALGGAAICPNGCICDDDNLMVSCIGANLDVIPIALNPSIQRIVLKENRIKIVDAAAFQFYGDLKNVDLSSNHLFTIPNGSFDAQKQLVELHLRHNKISALTEKTFQGLRSLTVLNLRDNYLESLKNGLFASLSKLEELDLGKNRISKVEPGAFQKLGTLRVLHLDDNQLRTIPSPALAPLNSLAELHIGWNAFSSLPDDAFKGLEQLTVLDITGAGLDDIGDNAFRGLNALRTLELDGNKLREVPTKQLAVLPRLEELTLGQNFFTTLRSGAFQGLSKLKKLDISAAKLLTIVERGTFSDNANLETLVLNSNKRLATMEDGSLAGLPNLRHLMLRDNAFTGFSESLVAWNELRRLDLSENPLVCDCSLHWLADVLVPRNSSPVICAEPPESKGKPLKGMTHDELGCAFSDPRKQALLATLCAAGLALLTGLALILYYRCRRRVRDALKDYKWNNRAISRKEHEYQKTFSDDEYIVRSAHPHHHHHHQAQSQQLPSHHHHHHLQQQQLQQQQQQQQQHSQISANIKPIPVTEL
- the LOC117608376 gene encoding uncharacterized protein LOC117608376 isoform X3 encodes the protein MGDVYRVVSDLLVEDTPADRRKIDLTTPLVTMNHQGCWSDSRLPMPASSRINREATGMKGFLGVCRERTLSDDRMHHRSSSLQLQTLLQLLVLGGLFALGGAAICPNGCICDDDNLMVSCIGANLDVIPIALNPSIQRIVLKENRIKIVDAAAFQFYGDLKNVDLSSNHLFTIPNGSFDAQKQLVELHLRHNKISALTEKTFQGLRSLTVLNLRDNYLESLKNGLFASLSKLEELDLGKNRISKVEPGAFQKLGTLRVLHLDDNQLRTIPSPALAPLNSLAELHIGWNAFSSLPDDAFKGLEQLTVLDITGAGLDDIGDNAFRGLNALRTLELDGNKLREVPTKQLAVLPRLEELTLGQNFFTTLRSGAFQGLSKLKKLDISAAKLLTIVERGTFSDNANLETLVLNSNKRLATMEDGSLAGLPNLRHLMLRDNAFTGFSESLVAWNELRRLDLSENPLVCDCSLHWLADVLVPRNSSPVICAEPPESKGKPLKGMTHDELGCAFSDPRKQALLATLCAAGLALLTGLALILYYRCRRRVRDALKDYKWNNRAISRKEHEYQKTFSDDEYIVRSAHPHHHHHHQAQSQQLPSHHHHHHLQQQQLQQQQQQQQQHSQISANIKPIPVTEL
- the LOC117608376 gene encoding uncharacterized protein LOC117608376 isoform X1 translates to MGDVYRVVSDLLVEDTPADRRKIDLTTPLVTMNHQGCWSDSRLPMPASSRINREATGMKGFLGVCRERTLSDDRMHHRSSSLQLQVLSDEIMHYGVKRTLRSSSFQTLLQLLVLGGLFALGGAAICPNGCICDDDNLMVSCIGANLDVIPIALNPSIQRIVLKENRIKIVDAAAFQFYGDLKNVDLSSNHLFTIPNGSFDAQKQLVELHLRHNKISALTEKTFQGLRSLTVLNLRDNYLESLKNGLFASLSKLEELDLGKNRISKVEPGAFQKLGTLRVLHLDDNQLRTIPSPALAPLNSLAELHIGWNAFSSLPDDAFKGLEQLTVLDITGAGLDDIGDNAFRGLNALRTLELDGNKLREVPTKQLAVLPRLEELTLGQNFFTTLRSGAFQGLSKLKKLDISAAKLLTIVERGTFSDNANLETLVLNSNKRLATMEDGSLAGLPNLRHLMLRDNAFTGFSESLVAWNELRRLDLSENPLVCDCSLHWLADVLVPRNSSPVICAEPPESKGKPLKGMTHDELGCAFSDPRKQALLATLCAAGLALLTGLALILYYRCRRRVRDALKDYKWNNRAISRKEHEYQKTFSDDEYIVRSAHPHHHHHHQAQSQQLPSHHHHHHLQQQQLQQQQQQQQQHSQISANIKPIPVTEL
- the LOC117608376 gene encoding uncharacterized protein LOC117608376 isoform X5, giving the protein MPASSRINREATGMKGFLGVCRERTLSDDRMHHRSSSLQLQVLSDEIMHYGVKRTLRSSSFQTLLQLLVLGGLFALGGAAICPNGCICDDDNLMVSCIGANLDVIPIALNPSIQRIVLKENRIKIVDAAAFQFYGDLKNVDLSSNHLFTIPNGSFDAQKQLVELHLRHNKISALTEKTFQGLRSLTVLNLRDNYLESLKNGLFASLSKLEELDLGKNRISKVEPGAFQKLGTLRVLHLDDNQLRTIPSPALAPLNSLAELHIGWNAFSSLPDDAFKGLEQLTVLDITGAGLDDIGDNAFRGLNALRTLELDGNKLREVPTKQLAVLPRLEELTLGQNFFTTLRSGAFQGLSKLKKLDISAAKLLTIVERGTFSDNANLETLVLNSNKRLATMEDGSLAGLPNLRHLMLRDNAFTGFSESLVAWNELRRLDLSENPLVCDCSLHWLADVLVPRNSSPVICAEPPESKGKPLKGMTHDELGCAFSDPRKQALLATLCAAGLALLTGLALILYYRCRRRVRDALKDYKWNNRAISRKEHEYQKTFSDDEYIVRSAHPHHHHHHQAQSQQLPSHHHHHHLQQQQLQQQQQQQQQHSQISANIKPIPVTEL
- the LOC117608376 gene encoding uncharacterized protein LOC117608376 isoform X6, whose amino-acid sequence is MYSSMMPASSRINREATGMKGFLGVCRERTLSDDRMHHRSSSLQLQTLLQLLVLGGLFALGGAAICPNGCICDDDNLMVSCIGANLDVIPIALNPSIQRIVLKENRIKIVDAAAFQFYGDLKNVDLSSNHLFTIPNGSFDAQKQLVELHLRHNKISALTEKTFQGLRSLTVLNLRDNYLESLKNGLFASLSKLEELDLGKNRISKVEPGAFQKLGTLRVLHLDDNQLRTIPSPALAPLNSLAELHIGWNAFSSLPDDAFKGLEQLTVLDITGAGLDDIGDNAFRGLNALRTLELDGNKLREVPTKQLAVLPRLEELTLGQNFFTTLRSGAFQGLSKLKKLDISAAKLLTIVERGTFSDNANLETLVLNSNKRLATMEDGSLAGLPNLRHLMLRDNAFTGFSESLVAWNELRRLDLSENPLVCDCSLHWLADVLVPRNSSPVICAEPPESKGKPLKGMTHDELGCAFSDPRKQALLATLCAAGLALLTGLALILYYRCRRRVRDALKDYKWNNRAISRKEHEYQKTFSDDEYIVRSAHPHHHHHHQAQSQQLPSHHHHHHLQQQQLQQQQQQQQQHSQISANIKPIPVTEL
- the LOC117608376 gene encoding uncharacterized protein LOC117608376 isoform X4, which gives rise to MYSSMMPASSRINREATGMKGFLGVCRERTLSDDRMHHRSSSLQLQVLSDEIMHYGVKRTLRSSSFQTLLQLLVLGGLFALGGAAICPNGCICDDDNLMVSCIGANLDVIPIALNPSIQRIVLKENRIKIVDAAAFQFYGDLKNVDLSSNHLFTIPNGSFDAQKQLVELHLRHNKISALTEKTFQGLRSLTVLNLRDNYLESLKNGLFASLSKLEELDLGKNRISKVEPGAFQKLGTLRVLHLDDNQLRTIPSPALAPLNSLAELHIGWNAFSSLPDDAFKGLEQLTVLDITGAGLDDIGDNAFRGLNALRTLELDGNKLREVPTKQLAVLPRLEELTLGQNFFTTLRSGAFQGLSKLKKLDISAAKLLTIVERGTFSDNANLETLVLNSNKRLATMEDGSLAGLPNLRHLMLRDNAFTGFSESLVAWNELRRLDLSENPLVCDCSLHWLADVLVPRNSSPVICAEPPESKGKPLKGMTHDELGCAFSDPRKQALLATLCAAGLALLTGLALILYYRCRRRVRDALKDYKWNNRAISRKEHEYQKTFSDDEYIVRSAHPHHHHHHQAQSQQLPSHHHHHHLQQQQLQQQQQQQQQHSQISANIKPIPVTEL
- the LOC117608376 gene encoding uncharacterized protein LOC117608376 isoform X7; the protein is MVLSDEIMHYGVKRTLRSSSFQTLLQLLVLGGLFALGGAAICPNGCICDDDNLMVSCIGANLDVIPIALNPSIQRIVLKENRIKIVDAAAFQFYGDLKNVDLSSNHLFTIPNGSFDAQKQLVELHLRHNKISALTEKTFQGLRSLTVLNLRDNYLESLKNGLFASLSKLEELDLGKNRISKVEPGAFQKLGTLRVLHLDDNQLRTIPSPALAPLNSLAELHIGWNAFSSLPDDAFKGLEQLTVLDITGAGLDDIGDNAFRGLNALRTLELDGNKLREVPTKQLAVLPRLEELTLGQNFFTTLRSGAFQGLSKLKKLDISAAKLLTIVERGTFSDNANLETLVLNSNKRLATMEDGSLAGLPNLRHLMLRDNAFTGFSESLVAWNELRRLDLSENPLVCDCSLHWLADVLVPRNSSPVICAEPPESKGKPLKGMTHDELGCAFSDPRKQALLATLCAAGLALLTGLALILYYRCRRRVRDALKDYKWNNRAISRKEHEYQKTFSDDEYIVRSAHPHHHHHHQAQSQQLPSHHHHHHLQQQQLQQQQQQQQQHSQISANIKPIPVTEL